DNA from Halobaculum sp. XH14:
TCGGCCGGGGAGCGTGAGTTTTACTCCATTCGAGCGTGAGGGGGGTCTACGAGGGATACTCACATGGGAGACGTACTCGTCGATCTCGAGGACGTTCGAAAGGAGTTCGGCGACGTGACGGCCGTCGACGGCATCGATTTCGACATCAAGGAGGGCGAGTTCTTCTCGCTGGTCGGGCCCTCCGGCTGCGGGAAGACGACGACGCTCCGGATGATAAGCGGCTTCGAGACGCCCAGTGACGGGACCGTCACCATCGGCGGCGAGCCGATGACGGGCGTCCCGCCCGAGGCCCGGGGGACGAACCTCGTCTTCCAGCACCTCTCGCTGTTCCCCCACATGACCGTCGGCGACAACGTCGCCTACGGCCTGAAAAAGGGCGGGTTGCCCGACGCGGACGGCGGAACCGACGGCGCCGGCGGCGAGGGGTCGACCGGGACCCGGCGCGACCGCCTCGTGTCCGAATACCTCGACCTCGTCGACCTCGGCGGGTTCGAGGAGCGCAACCCGACCGAACTCTCGGGCGGCCAGCAACAGCGCGTCGCGCTGGCGCGGGCGCTGGTCAACCAGCCGTCGGTCCTCCTGCTCGACGAACCGCTGTCGAGTCTCGACCGGAAGCTCCGCAAGCGGATGCAGGTCGAACTCCGGAAGATCCACGAGAAGACGGAGGGCGCATTCTTCTACGTCACCCACGATCAGGAGGTCGCGATGACGCTCTCGGATCGGATCGCCGTGATGAACGACGGCTCGCTGGAACAGGTCGGGAGCCCCGAGGAGATCTATCGAAACCCGGCGACGCCGTTCGTCGCCGACTTCATCGGCGACACCAACCTGCTTCAGGGCGTCGCGGACGCCGACGGGGAGGCCACGGTGGTCGATCTCGATGGCGGTCGCATCGAGGTCGCCGGCGAGGCCAGCGGCCCGGTCGAGCTCTCGATCCGCCCCGAGGACTTCCGGTTCGTCGCCGACGGCTCCCTGTCGGGGACGGTCGTCGAACGGTACTTCCAGGGCGATCAGACGAACTACGTGCTCGACGTCACCGCGGGCGTCCCGGAGCTCACGGTCGTCGTGCAGGGTCGGGACAGCCCGGTCGCCCCCGGCGACGACGTCGAACTGGCCGTCGACCCCGACGCGCCGGCCGTCTTCGCCTGACCGCCGGGGAACCGGCGTTCCCGGGGCCGATTCGTTTTCTCGCCCGTCCGGCCGTTCCGACGCTCCCGGAGCCACGCGAGGAGTAGGGGGCGCGCGAAACGCCCCGAAAATCACCTACCCGCCGTCGCGTTCCGTCGCCGGATCGACGCTGCGCCCGGCGAGGTTGGCGGCCCTCCCGTCGAGCAACGCGGCGAGGAGGGCGACGACGGCCCCGGGGTCCGAGAGGGGGTCCCGGATCGGCCGGTCCCGTCCGGCCACGCGGTCGGCTCGGAGACCGTTCGCTCCCCGCAGCAAGCGGGCGTGACTGTAACCGCCGTCGCCGACGGCGAGCACCGGATCGTCGGGGTCGTGATCGGTCGGCGGGAACGCGGGGTTCTCGCTCCACACCTCCCCTTCCCAGTGGGTCGTCGTCGGCCGGTCGGGTTCGCCGCCGAACGCGAGCAATCGTGCCCCGGGCGGGAGGTCGAACTCGTCCTCCCGTTCGGCGTGGACGACGACCGCGCGTGCGTCGGTCACGTCGTCGGCACCCGGATCCGCGCGGAACGCCGTGACTGCGCCCAGCAGCGTCGCCCCGAGGAACGTCAGGACCGGTTCGGGGGCGGGGCGCGGTTCGACGTCGACCACGTCGCCCGCGCGGACGCCGTGGTGGCTGAGGACGTTCCCGGCCTTGTACGCGGTCGTGCAGAGGTCCCGGTAGCTGAGCGTCCGGTCGCTCGCCGCGACGTGAAGCGCGGTCGTCCGGTCCCGCCGGTCGCGCGCGAGGAGGTCGCCGACGAGCGTCGCATCCGGCAGGGGGTCGGGCATGGGCGTCGGTTCGGGGCCGGGGACAAAGAGTGGCGCGGGAGCGGTCCGGGTCGCTCCGAGCGGTAGCGGTCAGAACGAGTTCTTGATCTTCTCGAAGAACCCCTCGCTGACGTCGATCTCCTCGCCGCCGGCCTCCGCGAACTCGCGCAGCGCCTCGCGCTGGTCGTCGCTGAGGTCCTCGGGGGTCACGACCTGCACCTGCACGTAGAGGTCGCCCTCGCCCCGCCCGCGGAGGCGGGGCATCCCCTTGCCGCGCAGGCGGAACGTCTCCCCCGACTGGGTGCCGGCCGGCACGTCGAACTCGACCGCGCCGTCGAGCGTCTCCAGTTCGATGGTGTCGCCGAACGTCGCCTGCGGGAACGAGATGGGCCGGGTGAGCCGCAGGTCCGCGCCGTCGCGCTCGAAGCGCTCGTCGTCCGCGACGTGGATCTCGATCAGCAGGTCGCCGTCCCGCGCGCCGGGTTCGCCGGGCGCGCCCTCGCCGTCCATCCGGAGGCTCTGGCCGTCCCGAATCCCGGCGGGCACGTCGACGGTGAGCGTCGACTCCTCGCGCACCACGCCGCCGCCGTCACAGCGCGCGCAGTCCTCGGAGTACAGTTCGCCCTCGCCCTCACAGCGCCGGCAGGTCGTCGCCTGCTGGACCCGCCCGAGCGGCGTCTGCTGGACCTGGGTCACCTGCCCCTGGCCGTTGCACTCGGGACAGGTCCGCACGTCGGCGTCGGGCGGATGCCCCTCGCCGTCGCAGTCGGGACAGCGCTGCGGCCGTGCGGCGGTGAACTGCTTCGTGACTCCCTCGTAGGCCTCCTCAAGCGTGACCTCGAGGCTCGTCCGGAGGTCCTTGCCCGGACGCGGGCCGCCGCGGCCGCGTCCACCGCCGCCGCCGAAGAACTCCTCGAAGATGTCGCCGAGACCGCCCATGCCGCCGCCGCCCATTCCACCGCCGCCCATGCCGCCGAACGGGTTGCCCTGGCCGCCCATCCCGCCGGCGCCGCCGCCGTCGAAGCCGCCGCGCTTCTCGGCCTGCTCGAAGCGGTCGTGGCCCATCTGGTCGTACGCCTGACGCTTCTCCTCGTCGGTGAGCACCTCCTGAGCCTTCTTGACCTTCTTGAACTTCTCCTCGGCGTTCGGGTCGTCGCTCACGTCCGGGTGGTACTCGGTCGCCTTCTGGCGGTACGCCTGCTTGATCTCGTCCTCGGAGGCGTCGCGCGAGACCCCCAGCACCTCGTAGAAGTCCTCGCTCATGGTCGTGTTATCAGTGTCATGGCCGTCGTGCTATTTGAAACGCGTGACTCCGTGTTCTCGTTTTCGGGTGGCGTGGCTGAGATTCCGGCGGGGTTCGACTGATTTCGGCGTCCGTCGATTGCGGGTGGTTCGGCCGGGCGGACCACTCCCCCTAGCTCACCTGAAACCGCACCGCACCGGACCACGTCCTCCCCAGCCGATTGCGCTCCTCGCTCGCTTCGCTCGCCTGCGGTGCTCATCCCTCACGCGCGAGAGCGAGCCCCACGAGGGCGCTCGCGGACACGCGCGCCACCGCGCCGGCTGGTCGTCCGAGCGAGGCGGGGAGGAAATCGGGTTTTCCGCGCGTTAGTC
Protein-coding regions in this window:
- a CDS encoding ABC transporter ATP-binding protein — its product is MGDVLVDLEDVRKEFGDVTAVDGIDFDIKEGEFFSLVGPSGCGKTTTLRMISGFETPSDGTVTIGGEPMTGVPPEARGTNLVFQHLSLFPHMTVGDNVAYGLKKGGLPDADGGTDGAGGEGSTGTRRDRLVSEYLDLVDLGGFEERNPTELSGGQQQRVALARALVNQPSVLLLDEPLSSLDRKLRKRMQVELRKIHEKTEGAFFYVTHDQEVAMTLSDRIAVMNDGSLEQVGSPEEIYRNPATPFVADFIGDTNLLQGVADADGEATVVDLDGGRIEVAGEASGPVELSIRPEDFRFVADGSLSGTVVERYFQGDQTNYVLDVTAGVPELTVVVQGRDSPVAPGDDVELAVDPDAPAVFA
- a CDS encoding acetyl-CoA synthetase; translated protein: MPDPLPDATLVGDLLARDRRDRTTALHVAASDRTLSYRDLCTTAYKAGNVLSHHGVRAGDVVDVEPRPAPEPVLTFLGATLLGAVTAFRADPGADDVTDARAVVVHAEREDEFDLPPGARLLAFGGEPDRPTTTHWEGEVWSENPAFPPTDHDPDDPVLAVGDGGYSHARLLRGANGLRADRVAGRDRPIRDPLSDPGAVVALLAALLDGRAANLAGRSVDPATERDGG
- the dnaJ gene encoding molecular chaperone DnaJ, producing MSEDFYEVLGVSRDASEDEIKQAYRQKATEYHPDVSDDPNAEEKFKKVKKAQEVLTDEEKRQAYDQMGHDRFEQAEKRGGFDGGGAGGMGGQGNPFGGMGGGGMGGGGMGGLGDIFEEFFGGGGGRGRGGPRPGKDLRTSLEVTLEEAYEGVTKQFTAARPQRCPDCDGEGHPPDADVRTCPECNGQGQVTQVQQTPLGRVQQATTCRRCEGEGELYSEDCARCDGGGVVREESTLTVDVPAGIRDGQSLRMDGEGAPGEPGARDGDLLIEIHVADDERFERDGADLRLTRPISFPQATFGDTIELETLDGAVEFDVPAGTQSGETFRLRGKGMPRLRGRGEGDLYVQVQVVTPEDLSDDQREALREFAEAGGEEIDVSEGFFEKIKNSF